In the Nitrospinota bacterium genome, GTTGTAAAGCTCGGGATTGAACATTTTTATGACCACCTGATGTTATTCAACATGTTGATAATATATCAGCGCAAACGGGCCGCGCTCACTCGTTCGCCACTTTCTTCTCGACTTTGTCCTGGCAGTCCACGCAATACAGGGAATACGGCAGGACCTCCAGCCTTTTCTTGGGTATGTCCCCGCCGCATTCGGCGCAGATGCCGTATTCGCCGTTGTCTATTCTGGCTATGGCCTCGTCTATCTGGCGAAGTTCGTCCTGACCGCGCGTCTTAAGAGTGAAGGACATCTCCTGCTCGTAACTGGACTCGGCCAGATCCGCGTCATCCCCATGACGGATGTCCATTTCCTTTTTAATGTCCTGGTCAATATGCTTGTCCGTGTCAAGGAGCATGGCACGCTTGCGTTTCAGGACTTTTTTAAACTCGTTGAAATTGTTCTGTTTCATACAACAGATCCCTTTATTGCCTAACCTTTACAAAGCCACCGCCAACAAAAAGCCCTTTAGCTTA is a window encoding:
- a CDS encoding TraR/DksA family transcriptional regulator, yielding MKQNNFNEFKKVLKRKRAMLLDTDKHIDQDIKKEMDIRHGDDADLAESSYEQEMSFTLKTRGQDELRQIDEAIARIDNGEYGICAECGGDIPKKRLEVLPYSLYCVDCQDKVEKKVANE